Within the Bradyrhizobium cosmicum genome, the region AATTGCTGGAGTTGGACTCCGCGCCGATCAGGAAGTAGCCGGCGCGCAGCGCCCATTGCTTCTGGTTCAATTCGGCCGTCGCGCCATAGCCGAGGCCGAGCTTGTCGGCCGCATAGTCGAACGCGCCGGAGGCCCAGATCGACCAGTTCATGAAATCCTTTCGCGGGTCATGCGCGTAGGAATTGCCGTCGAACACGTCGACCACGGAGAACTTTCCGACCTGCAAGGTCAGGCGCGAGACATCGACCTTGCTGGCGAGCTGAAGCTGCCCGCTGGCAAGCTCTTCCTGCTCGCCGCCGAAGCCAAACGTCTGGCGCACGAACAGCCGCGAGGCGTTGAAGTGCGGATAGGGGAAGCCGGATTTCTGCGCTTCGCCGTTGGGAAAGCCCGCGGCGCCCGTCGTGTTGTTGAAGCCAAATCCCTGCAGAAGCTCGGGATTGAAATAGACCTCGCCGCCATCCCATAGCCGCGCATTCAGGTAGAGCGAGTTGCTCCAGGTCTGCTGGAAATCCGGCGACGGGAGCAGGCTGTTCGGCCCGGTATAGGGCGCGCGGAACGCCGGGTAGCCTTGTCCCAGCACGGTCGACTGGCCGTGGATCTCCCAGCGGCTCGACTCGGTGTCCGTGACGTCCGACTTCGGATTGTAGGTCGGTATTCCCGGCCAGTCGATCTTGCGATTGAGGCCGATGCGCAGGCTATGGAAATCCATCGACGACGAATATTGCGCGCCCGATGGGAAGCTGACGTCGGCGTTCTCGAACTTGCTGTAGAGATATTCGAGCCGCGCGCTCCAGTGCGGCGCGAAGGCATATTCGACGCCGCCGCCGGCAGTCCAGCCGAACCGCGTGTTCAACACCTTCTCTTCATTGCCGCCTGTCGGCGTCGCGAGGAAGCGCTCGCCGGCAAACGCGGCGCCGCCGGTGCCGTAGACCAGCCAGTTGCCGGTGGCGTAGCCGAGGCGCGCGCGCAGGCTCGCGACATAGTCCCAGCGCTCCTCCACGCTCGACAGCGCGGTCGCCGCCGATGACACGACGTGATTGGAGGGCAGATAGTTCGGAAACGAGATGTCGCCTTCGACGCCGAGCAGCAGCCCCGAATTGAGGCGCCAGTTGTAGCCGGCCTGGACGCCGCCGGTCGCTCCGGTGAAAACATGGTTGTCGGTTGCGAGCGTGGGATCGGTCAGCGTCGCGGAGGATGTGCCCCGGGTGAAACCGGTGTGCGCGCCGATATAGAGGCCGGTCCAGTCATAGACCGCTTTCAGCGCGGGCGCCTTCAGCGGCAGATCGGCCGCGCGGCCGGCGGCGGGAAAAGCCAGCACGCCCGAGGCGATTGCCGCGGCCGTTCGCAAATACCGATGTCGAAGCCCCCTCAACGTCAAAACGCACGCCCCCAAAACGCGAATATCCACGCCCCGCTATCCCTGCCGATTCGCCGCGGCCCTGTCATCAAGTCTCGGGTGCTCACGCGATCGGACGAGATGATTCCGATTCGGTGTGATTTCTTCCCAAGTCCCTAGGCTCGTTACCGACTTTATTGCGATTAATTCGCAGTAGCAACTAGAGCGAATTGCCGCAAGAGATGGTTGGCATCGCTGTGTGACGGGACTGCAACAGATTCCCGGTGCCCAAATGAATGACCCCGCCCGGGGGGACAGCCGGGCGGGGTCGGGGGCGCGACACGGGGTGGATGAGGCGCCCGTGTCGGACGCGGGATCCACGTGAGATCGGCCTCAGGTATCTGAATCAGTAGCAGGTGCGAACGCGGCCAACGTACTGGCCGAAGGCGTTGTACTGGGCGACCCAGCCGCAGCGGTGGTAGCCGTAATAGGGGTCGTTGGTGGCGGCGATCGCGGAGCCGACCACTGCGGCGGTGGCGATGCCGGCGCCGACACCCCAGACCCAGCCGGGCGGCTTGGCTTGAGCCTGCGAGGTGGTGGACACCATGGTGCCGGTGACGGCGAGGGTGGCGAGAGCGACGGCGGCAATCCTGGTCTTGATCGACATTTGAAACTCCATCCGGGTTGAGGCGGTCCGTTGTGGTCCGCATGCCCAGTTGGACGGAGGCTCCTCGCGTCCGGTTCGAAAGCCGCCAACGTGGCTCCGAAGCAAGGCCCTTTCCTCAACAGTTACAGAGAGATGCAGACTAACCGAGGGGGCCTTTGGCGAGCCTGTTCACGTCGAAGTTATCGACCTCGGCCAGCAACTCGCAGAAGGCCGTCGCGCCCTGATCGATGAGCTGCTCGCCCTTCGCAGCCACGGCCAGCGTCGCATTGCCGACCGCACCGCTGGCGTTGAGATCCTGCGTCTGCCAGGCGAACGGCGCCGGCCGCTGCGTCGACAGCCAGCGATACTGCTTCTCCAGCGCGATGCTGCTTGCGGGAAAATCCGCAACGGCGTCGCTGCGCACCTGATCGGGATAGCGCGCCAGCATGATCGAGGTTTCGACCGCGCCGCCGTGAATGCCATGGCGGACTTCATCGGCCGGGAACAATGTGTCCGCGCCTGATAGCCGCGACCACGAGGTCGTGACCACGAACAGCTTTTGGTGTGCACGCAGATCCTGCGCGATCAGCATCATTGCCGCGCTGTTGCCGCCATGGCTGGTGATGATAACGAGCTTCTTCACTCCGCGCCGCGCGATGTCCTCGCCGATCCCGGTCCATCGCTTCAACGCGACGTCGGTCGGCAGCGTCTGCGTGCCCGGATAGTCGATATGCTCGGTGGAAATCCCGATGGGTTCAACGGGCAGGAACGTCGCCGGAACGCTCGCGGGCAAAAGCTCGCGCACGCGCGCCAGATAGGCGTCCGCGATCAGCACGTCGGTGGTAACAGGCAGATGCGGGCCGTGCTGCTCGGTCGCCGCCAGCGGCAGCACCGCGATCCAGCGCGAAACCTCGGTGGGCGCAGCATCGGCCCAGCCAATCTCGGTCCAGTCGCGGGGAGGCGTCATCAAGGTTTCTTTGCCCGAATTTGTCGCGTAATTTGGGGTTATCAGGGGACGCGGGCCAGGCCGGCTCGCGTCCCCTGATATCTTACGGTTCTATCGCGTTGGTTTGGTGTCGGCTAGAAGCGATCGACGGAGTGCCATCATGAGCCCCTCTCATCTGCGGCGTGCGTTAACGGCGGGCTTGTTGGCCGCTTTGGTCTCGACGGTCCCGGCGCGTGCCGAGACGCTGGACAAGGTCACCTTCGGCACCAACTGGGTCGCCGAGGCCGAGCATGGCGGCTTCTTCCAGGCCGCCGCCGACGGCACCTACAAGAAATACGGGCTCGACGTCACCATCATCCCCGGCGGCCCCAACGAAAACAACCGGATGCTGCTGGTCGCCGGCAAGATCGATTTCTTCATGGCTGCGAACACGCTGATGTCGTTCGACGCGGTCGCCAACAACGTTCCTGTCGTGACGATCGCCGCGATCTTCCAGAAAGACCCGCAGGTGATGCTGACGCAGCCGGACGCCAAGGTCGCCAAGATCGAGGACCTCAAGCCGCTGACGCTGTTCGTCTCCAAGGAGGGCATGACCAGTTACTTCCAGTGGCTGAAATCGGAATACGGTTTCAGCGAGAAGAACGTCCGTCCCTACAATTTCAACCCGCAGCCCTTCATCGCCAATCCCAAGAGCGCGATGCAGGGCTACGTCACATCGGAGCCCTTCGCGGTCGAGAAGGCCGCCGGCTTTAAGCCCAACGTGCTGCTGCTTGCCGATTCCGGCTTCAACACCTATTCGACCCTGATCGAGACCCGCCGCGACATCGCCGAGAAGAAGCCGGATCTGGTGCAGCGCTTCGTCGATGCCTCCATGGTCGGCTGGTACAATTACATCTACGGCGACAATTCGGCCGGCAATGCCATGATCAAGAAGCTCAATCCGGAAATGACCGACGAGCTGCTCGCCTATTCGGTTGCGAAGATGAAGGAGTACGGCATCGTCGATTCCGGCGACAGCATCAAAGACGGCATCGGCGCGATGAGCGACGATCGCTACACCTCCTTCTTCAACAAGATGGTGAAGGCCGGCGTCGTGAAGCCCGATCTCGACTTCCGGAAGTCCTACACTCTGCGCTTCGTCAACAAGGGCGTCGGCGTCGAGCTACGCCCGAGCAAGCCGTAACGCATGCTGAGACTGGATCAAGGTGTGGCGGCGTCGCTTACCTCTCCCCGTCGGGGAGAGGTGTGGCGCGCGACTCGGTCCCTCCACATCACGATCAGCGACCAATGGTAGAGAGCAAAACTTCGTCCGGGGTCGAGGCTAGCCTGACGGCCTTGGCCGTCAGTCTGCGCGGCGTGACGAAGACCTATGACAATGGCGTCATGGCGCTTGGTCCGCTCGATCTCGCCGTGCGCAAGGGCGAGTTCATCTCGCTGCTCGGGCCCTCCGGCTGCGGCAAGTCGACAGCGCTGCGCCTGATTGCCGGGCTCGGCGCGCCGTCGTCCGGCATCGTGCGGGTGTCGCGCCATGATGGCGAAGCGCAGCCAGGTCGTGTTCAACCAGGTCATGGCATCGGCTTCGTGTTCCAGGAGCCGACCCTGATGCCCTGGACCAGCGTGCGCGAAAACGTCAGGCTGCCCTTGAGGCTCGCGCGCGTGCCGAAGGCCGAAGCTCTCGCGCGTGCCGATGCGGCGCTGGCAAGCGTCGGGCTCGCCGATTTCGCCGAAGCGTTCCCGCGCGAGCTCTCCGGCGGCATGAAGATGCGGGTGTCGCTGGCGCGTGCGCTCGTCACCGACCCCGATATCCTTCTGATGGATGAGCCGTTCGCCGCGCTCGACGAGATCACGCGCTTTCGCCTCAACAACGATTTGCTCGCGCTGTGGCGCAGCCTTGGCAAGACCGTCGTCTTCGTCACCCATTCTGTGTTCGAATCCGTCTACCTGTCGCAGCGCGTGGTGGTCATGACGGCGCGGCCCGGCCGCATCCAGGCCGACATCCGCATCGAGACCGTCGAGCCGCGCGGAGAGGAGTTTCGCACCTCGACCGCCTATTCCGACTATTGCCGCCGCGTGTCGGCCGCGCTGGCGCCGTCCTATGCGGGGCAGTCGACGCTATGAACGCGCAAGCCTCCGTCACCGCGAAATCCTCCGGGGCGCAGCGCGCGGCGCGTTTCGTGCTTCCCGTCATCGTGTTCGCGGCCGGCCTTCTCGCCTGGGAATTCGTGGTCCGTGTCAGGGAGATTCCGCCCTACGTGCTGCCGGCGCCCTCCGTCATTGTCCTGACGCTGATCAAGGACTGGGCGGTGTTGTCACAATCGCTCGCCGCCACGCTGCTGACGACGCTCGAAGGTTTTGCCGCCGCCAGCATCGGCGGGATCGCGCTGGCGCTGTTGTTCAACCAGTCGAAATGGGTGGAATATTCGCTGTTCCCCTACGCCGTGGTGCTCCAGGTGACGCCGGTGATCGCGATCGCGCCGCTGCTTCTGATCTATCTGGAGCAGCAGACCGCGGTGGTCGTCTGCGCCTTCATCGTCGCCTTTTTCCCGGTGCTGTCGAACACCACGCTCGGGCTGAACTCCGTCGATCGCAACCTGGCGGGGCTGTTCCAGCTCTATGGCGCCTCGCCACAGCAGACCCTGCGGTTCCTGAAGCTGCCGGCGGCGCTGCCCTACATTCTCGGCGGCTTGCGCATTGCCGGCGGCCTGTCGCTGATCGGCGCGGTCGTGGCCGAAATCGCGGCCGGCACCGCCGGCGCGGGCTCCGGCCTTGCCTACAGGATCGCCGAATCCGGCTATCGGTTGAACATACCCCGCATGTTCGCGGCGCTGCTGTTGTTGTCGCTCGCCGGGATTGTCATCTATGGGGTGCTGGCGGTAGTTTCCCACCTCGTTTTACGGCGCTGGCATGAAAGCGCGCTTGGAAAGGACAACTGATGGCTGCCGGTTCGATTTCGTCCGAAAAGATCGACCTTCTGATCTATGGGCCGGCGCGGCCGATCCTCGAAAACGGGTTCTCCGATCATTTCGTCGTGCACACGGCCGAGACGCGAGGTGACCTCGAGAGGCTGACGCCCGCGATCCGCGAAAAGATCCGCGGCGTGGCGGTGACCGATCACACCGCCCGCGTCGACAAGGATTCATTGTCGCAATTGCCCAAGCTCGAACTCGTGTCGAGCTTCGGTGTCGGCTACGACCACGTCGATGTCAAATACGCGGCCGAGCGCAACATCATCGTCACCAACACGCCTGATGTGCTGACCGAGGAGGTCGCCGATGTCGCGATGGGCCTCCTAATCTGCACGCTGCGCGAATTCATCAAGGCTGACCGTTATGTGCGTTCCGGTCTCTGGCAGACCCAGAACTATCCGCTCAGCGTAGGCTCGCTGCGCGACCGCAAGGTCGGCATCGTCGGCATGGGCCGGATCGGCCAGGCCATCGCGCGCCGGCTCGATGCCTCGCTGGTGCCTGTTGTCTACCACACACGCAATCCGTCCAAGGACGTCTCCTACAAGCACTATCCTGACTTGATCGAGATGGCGAAGGCGGTAGACACGCTGATGGTGATCGTGCCGGGCGGCGCCTCGACAAACAAGATGGTCAATGCCGAAGTGCTCAAGGCGCTCGGCCCGCGCGGCGTGCTGGTCAATGTCGCGCGCGGCTCCGTGGTCGACGAGGCTGCGCTGGTGCAGGCGCTGAAATCCGGCACCATCCTCGCCGCTGGTCTCGACGTGTTCGCGGCCGAGCCGAACGTGCCGGACGAGCTCAAGACCATGCAGAACGTCGTGCTGCTGCCGCATATCGGCTCGGCCTCGGTGGTGACGCGCAACGCGATGAACCAGCTCGTGATCGACAACCTCAAGGCCTGGTTCTCCGGCAAGGCGCCGTTGACGCCGGTTGCGGAAACGCCGGTGAAGAGCCGCTGATGCGCGTTCTTCGGGTCGGAGCATCGGTCATCGCGGCGTGTGTCGCCGCGATCGGCATTGCGCATGCGCAAGATACGTCGACCTTGAAGAAGGACATGCCCGGGCAGTGGGAGCTCTCCACCACCGAGCGCAGCAAGACCTGCGTCGTCACCCTCAAGGCCGACGCCGCGGGGCAGGGCTACAAGCTCGAGCTGGAGCCGGCCTGCAAGACCGCCCTGCCTTTCACCAAAGACATCGTAGCCTGGAGCGTCAGGGGGCTCGACATCGTTCGTTTGCAGGATGCGACCGGTGAGGCCGTGATCGACTTCACCGAGGTCGAGGCCGGCATCTTCGAAGGTCTGCGGCAGGGCGAGGGCGTCTACATCCTGCAGGATCTCGCCGCCGCCCGCTCGATGGCCAAGTCGATGGACCAGATGATCGGCGACTGGTCGATGGTGCGTGGCAACGGCCAGCCGGTCTGTGGATTGACGCTGACCAACACGGAATCCGGCCCCGACAATTTCCAGGTCTTTCTCAAGCCGCGATGCGATGCGGCCATCGCGCAGTTCAACCCGACGCAATGGCGGCTCGAGCGCGGCCAGATCATCCTGATGTCAAAATCCGGCGATATCTGGCAGTTCGAGGCCGACGACAACGCGCAGTGGCGGCGCGTTCCTGACACCGCCGATCCCCTGATCATGCTGCGTCAGTAGGCACCGCCGACGCACTACGTCGTCGGCTTGGGTGGCGGCGCGGTGCCTTGCGCCCACTTCTCCAGCTTGCCGAGCATGCCCCAGGCGGTGAGCGCCAGCGAGATCGGCATCGCGAACTGGCCGAGGCCCGGCACCGCCGACACGACCGTGCCGAGCAGTCCGGCGATGCCGCCAGCATTGGGGCTCGCCGT harbors:
- a CDS encoding ABC transporter substrate-binding protein; translated protein: MSPSHLRRALTAGLLAALVSTVPARAETLDKVTFGTNWVAEAEHGGFFQAAADGTYKKYGLDVTIIPGGPNENNRMLLVAGKIDFFMAANTLMSFDAVANNVPVVTIAAIFQKDPQVMLTQPDAKVAKIEDLKPLTLFVSKEGMTSYFQWLKSEYGFSEKNVRPYNFNPQPFIANPKSAMQGYVTSEPFAVEKAAGFKPNVLLLADSGFNTYSTLIETRRDIAEKKPDLVQRFVDASMVGWYNYIYGDNSAGNAMIKKLNPEMTDELLAYSVAKMKEYGIVDSGDSIKDGIGAMSDDRYTSFFNKMVKAGVVKPDLDFRKSYTLRFVNKGVGVELRPSKP
- a CDS encoding ABC transporter permease, with protein sequence MNAQASVTAKSSGAQRAARFVLPVIVFAAGLLAWEFVVRVREIPPYVLPAPSVIVLTLIKDWAVLSQSLAATLLTTLEGFAAASIGGIALALLFNQSKWVEYSLFPYAVVLQVTPVIAIAPLLLIYLEQQTAVVVCAFIVAFFPVLSNTTLGLNSVDRNLAGLFQLYGASPQQTLRFLKLPAALPYILGGLRIAGGLSLIGAVVAEIAAGTAGAGSGLAYRIAESGYRLNIPRMFAALLLLSLAGIVIYGVLAVVSHLVLRRWHESALGKDN
- a CDS encoding 2-hydroxyacid dehydrogenase produces the protein MAAGSISSEKIDLLIYGPARPILENGFSDHFVVHTAETRGDLERLTPAIREKIRGVAVTDHTARVDKDSLSQLPKLELVSSFGVGYDHVDVKYAAERNIIVTNTPDVLTEEVADVAMGLLICTLREFIKADRYVRSGLWQTQNYPLSVGSLRDRKVGIVGMGRIGQAIARRLDASLVPVVYHTRNPSKDVSYKHYPDLIEMAKAVDTLMVIVPGGASTNKMVNAEVLKALGPRGVLVNVARGSVVDEAALVQALKSGTILAAGLDVFAAEPNVPDELKTMQNVVLLPHIGSASVVTRNAMNQLVIDNLKAWFSGKAPLTPVAETPVKSR
- a CDS encoding carbohydrate porin; protein product: MRTAAAIASGVLAFPAAGRAADLPLKAPALKAVYDWTGLYIGAHTGFTRGTSSATLTDPTLATDNHVFTGATGGVQAGYNWRLNSGLLLGVEGDISFPNYLPSNHVVSSAATALSSVEERWDYVASLRARLGYATGNWLVYGTGGAAFAGERFLATPTGGNEEKVLNTRFGWTAGGGVEYAFAPHWSARLEYLYSKFENADVSFPSGAQYSSSMDFHSLRIGLNRKIDWPGIPTYNPKSDVTDTESSRWEIHGQSTVLGQGYPAFRAPYTGPNSLLPSPDFQQTWSNSLYLNARLWDGGEVYFNPELLQGFGFNNTTGAAGFPNGEAQKSGFPYPHFNASRLFVRQTFGFGGEQEELASGQLQLASKVDVSRLTLQVGKFSVVDVFDGNSYAHDPRKDFMNWSIWASGAFDYAADKLGLGYGATAELNQKQWALRAGYFLIGAESNSSNFDTNVGRRGEYVMELETRYSLFGLPGKLRTLGFVNSAFAGSYRETLDNPAFGVNITQTRRGRLKYGYAFNLEQAVTDDIGVFGRWSWNDGRNEIMAFTDIDRSLSGGVSVKGAKWGRPDDIVAIAGAINGLSRDHRDFIAAGGLGPLIGDGQLNYRQERVLETYYAYALNKALTFTADYQLIVNPAYNADRGPVSVFSGRLHGEF
- a CDS encoding creatininase family protein — translated: MTPPRDWTEIGWADAAPTEVSRWIAVLPLAATEQHGPHLPVTTDVLIADAYLARVRELLPASVPATFLPVEPIGISTEHIDYPGTQTLPTDVALKRWTGIGEDIARRGVKKLVIITSHGGNSAAMMLIAQDLRAHQKLFVVTTSWSRLSGADTLFPADEVRHGIHGGAVETSIMLARYPDQVRSDAVADFPASSIALEKQYRWLSTQRPAPFAWQTQDLNASGAVGNATLAVAAKGEQLIDQGATAFCELLAEVDNFDVNRLAKGPLG
- a CDS encoding AprI/Inh family metalloprotease inhibitor codes for the protein MRVLRVGASVIAACVAAIGIAHAQDTSTLKKDMPGQWELSTTERSKTCVVTLKADAAGQGYKLELEPACKTALPFTKDIVAWSVRGLDIVRLQDATGEAVIDFTEVEAGIFEGLRQGEGVYILQDLAAARSMAKSMDQMIGDWSMVRGNGQPVCGLTLTNTESGPDNFQVFLKPRCDAAIAQFNPTQWRLERGQIILMSKSGDIWQFEADDNAQWRRVPDTADPLIMLRQ
- a CDS encoding ABC transporter ATP-binding protein, coding for MVESKTSSGVEASLTALAVSLRGVTKTYDNGVMALGPLDLAVRKGEFISLLGPSGCGKSTALRLIAGLGAPSSGIVRVSRHDGEAQPGRVQPGHGIGFVFQEPTLMPWTSVRENVRLPLRLARVPKAEALARADAALASVGLADFAEAFPRELSGGMKMRVSLARALVTDPDILLMDEPFAALDEITRFRLNNDLLALWRSLGKTVVFVTHSVFESVYLSQRVVVMTARPGRIQADIRIETVEPRGEEFRTSTAYSDYCRRVSAALAPSYAGQSTL